The Kocuria sp. TGY1127_2 genome includes a window with the following:
- a CDS encoding GlsB/YeaQ/YmgE family stress response membrane protein — translation MGLGFIGWIVIGIIVGALAKLIMPGRQGGGIIVTMILGIVGGLLGGWIGGAIFGVHGNGFFSLTTWLLALVGSLIVLFIWGLIFGRKNRA, via the coding sequence ATGGGACTAGGTTTTATTGGCTGGATCGTCATCGGAATCATCGTCGGTGCGCTCGCTAAACTCATCATGCCGGGGCGCCAGGGCGGAGGAATCATTGTCACGATGATCCTCGGCATCGTGGGCGGCCTCTTGGGCGGTTGGATCGGCGGAGCGATCTTCGGAGTTCACGGAAACGGGTTCTTCTCGTTGACCACGTGGCTCCTCGCGCTCGTCGGCTCGTTGATCGTGCTCTTCATCTGGGGTCTGATCTTCGGCCGCAAGAACCGCGCATAG
- a CDS encoding TetR/AcrR family transcriptional regulator, with protein MPRKRRMEHEQARELILGTALATFAHNGFYSTTMDEIAETSNLSKPFLYRYFKSKDDLYLAVVDDCVEKFLSMIHGPLHAELSSEERTESSIKVLTDFVIREPDRYKILFESDMLNTSAVDERVSRLREGLVDTLTQVLLKESKFTEEAACRLCAEAIISAALTSSKVIAGAETPEEQNELSKVLIRFAWGGIHHMDD; from the coding sequence ATGCCCCGAAAGCGGCGTATGGAACATGAGCAAGCTCGCGAACTCATTCTAGGGACCGCGCTGGCTACCTTTGCTCACAACGGTTTCTACAGCACCACCATGGATGAAATTGCGGAGACCTCGAACCTTTCAAAACCGTTCCTGTACCGGTATTTCAAAAGCAAGGACGACTTGTACCTGGCGGTCGTGGACGACTGCGTCGAGAAGTTCCTGTCCATGATCCATGGCCCCTTGCATGCCGAACTGTCCTCGGAAGAACGCACCGAGAGCTCCATCAAGGTCCTCACGGATTTCGTGATCCGGGAACCGGATCGCTACAAGATTCTGTTCGAGTCGGACATGCTGAATACCTCGGCCGTGGACGAGCGCGTGAGCAGGCTCCGCGAAGGGCTCGTCGACACCTTGACTCAAGTTCTCCTCAAAGAATCCAAGTTCACGGAGGAGGCGGCCTGCCGGCTTTGCGCCGAGGCCATCATCAGCGCCGCGCTGACTTCTTCCAAGGTCATCGCGGGGGCCGAAACCCCCGAGGAACAGAACGAGCTGAGCAAGGTTTTGATTCGCTTCGCATGGGGCGGCATACACCACATGGACGACTGA
- a CDS encoding response regulator transcription factor encodes MSHNPEPSSAAHIAKNLPALEHPDGSPIRALVVDDEAMLAELISVGLKMIGWDVQHAGDGPAALDAARSFLPDVLVLDIMMPGYDGLELLSRIRRAQPEVPCLFLTAKDAVNDRIEGLAAGADDYVTKPFSMEEVMIRLHRLVQRSGVAAIDDAELVVGDLVLNQDTREVTRGGEEIQLTATQFELLRYLMENPRRVVSKSQILDNVWKYDFGGQANIVELYISYLRKKIDLDREPMIHTVRGAGYVIKPAAQ; translated from the coding sequence ATGAGCCATAACCCCGAACCCTCTTCGGCTGCACACATCGCCAAGAATCTACCGGCCCTGGAGCACCCGGACGGAAGCCCCATCCGCGCGCTCGTTGTCGACGACGAGGCGATGCTTGCCGAACTCATCAGCGTCGGCCTCAAGATGATCGGCTGGGACGTCCAGCACGCGGGTGACGGCCCGGCGGCCCTCGACGCGGCACGGAGCTTCCTCCCGGACGTTTTGGTTTTGGACATCATGATGCCCGGCTACGACGGACTCGAGCTGCTCTCCAGGATCAGGCGGGCCCAGCCGGAGGTTCCGTGCCTGTTCCTTACCGCGAAAGACGCCGTGAACGATCGCATCGAGGGCCTGGCTGCGGGCGCCGATGATTACGTGACCAAGCCCTTCTCGATGGAGGAGGTCATGATCCGTCTTCACCGTTTGGTCCAGCGCTCTGGCGTCGCCGCAATCGACGACGCAGAGCTGGTCGTCGGAGACCTCGTCCTGAATCAGGACACTCGGGAGGTGACGCGCGGAGGCGAAGAGATCCAGTTGACCGCGACTCAATTCGAGCTGCTGCGTTACCTCATGGAGAATCCGCGGCGCGTGGTCTCGAAATCCCAGATCTTGGACAACGTGTGGAAATACGACTTCGGCGGCCAGGCCAACATCGTCGAGCTGTATATTTCCTACCTGCGCAAGAAAATAGATCTTGATCGGGAACCCATGATCCACACGGTGCGCGGCGCAGGCTACGTCATCAAACCTGCGGCCCAATGA
- the hutG gene encoding formimidoylglutamase, translating into MTEKNEHRDIDVDVPAVAWTGRTDGAGREHLRWHQVVRPYESGNSDHREGGVVFLGFSSDEGVERNKGRRGAAEGPAALRGALGGLALSDRDAGIRAWDAGTVAVTDERMEEGQARLGAAVSALLDAGHLPVVLGGGHEIAFGTYLGIAQSAVRQDKKLGVLNLDAHFDLRPDPVPSSGTPFRQMLEAEEAAETEMQYTVIGISQPSNTQVLFDTAQKYGVTYMLDEDCSAVDREKVRAFVTDFLDEVDLVYLTIDLDGLPASTAPGVSAPAAYGVPLDIVQLVCDLVATSGKLAVCDVAELNPQYDVDSRTARTAARLVHRIATTSQNQENS; encoded by the coding sequence ATGACTGAAAAGAATGAACACCGAGACATCGACGTGGACGTTCCCGCCGTCGCATGGACCGGAAGAACGGATGGGGCAGGCCGCGAGCACCTCCGATGGCACCAGGTGGTCCGTCCTTATGAGTCCGGGAACTCCGATCACCGCGAGGGCGGCGTCGTATTCCTGGGTTTTTCGAGCGATGAAGGAGTCGAACGGAACAAGGGGCGTCGGGGGGCCGCAGAAGGACCGGCAGCCCTACGCGGAGCTTTGGGAGGACTCGCTCTCTCCGATCGGGACGCCGGTATCCGCGCGTGGGACGCAGGCACCGTAGCCGTGACCGACGAACGGATGGAGGAGGGCCAAGCGCGCTTGGGCGCTGCCGTGTCCGCGCTCCTCGATGCGGGACATCTCCCCGTCGTCCTGGGCGGCGGACACGAAATAGCCTTCGGAACCTACCTAGGCATCGCCCAGTCGGCAGTTCGACAAGACAAGAAACTCGGCGTCCTCAACCTCGACGCCCACTTCGATCTTCGGCCGGATCCCGTCCCCAGCTCTGGCACCCCGTTCCGGCAGATGCTCGAGGCCGAAGAGGCAGCCGAGACCGAGATGCAGTACACGGTGATCGGCATCAGCCAGCCCAGCAACACCCAAGTGCTCTTCGACACCGCACAAAAGTACGGCGTCACCTACATGCTGGACGAGGACTGTTCCGCCGTGGACCGAGAAAAAGTCCGGGCCTTCGTCACCGACTTCCTCGATGAGGTCGATCTGGTCTACCTGACCATCGATCTCGACGGTTTGCCCGCGTCAACGGCACCCGGAGTCAGCGCGCCCGCCGCGTATGGGGTGCCGCTCGACATTGTTCAATTGGTGTGCGACCTCGTCGCCACGAGCGGAAAGCTCGCGGTATGCGACGTGGCCGAACTCAACCCCCAGTACGACGTCGATAGCCGCACCGCGCGCACTGCCGCGCGTCTGGTGCACCGTATCGCGACGACTTCGCAGAATCAGGAGAATTCATGA
- a CDS encoding DinB family protein — translation MVETMDAITILKDLAGRPSEVAARLKDRVSPEMLNAHPGDHDNSIAWLVWHTAREIDEQVSELSQQETVWVSQGFGDRFGLDLEPHELGFGQSGDRARSIQVQDVDLLFEHLDAVVKAELDYIDTLSDEDLGAVIDDNWDPPVTRSARLVSVSEDALQHLGQATYITGMDTSVFQ, via the coding sequence ATGGTCGAGACTATGGATGCGATCACAATATTGAAAGACTTGGCCGGCCGTCCTTCCGAAGTCGCAGCGCGACTCAAGGACAGAGTCAGCCCCGAAATGCTCAACGCTCACCCCGGCGACCACGACAACTCGATCGCCTGGTTAGTGTGGCACACCGCGCGGGAGATCGATGAACAGGTCAGTGAGCTTTCCCAACAGGAGACCGTCTGGGTTTCCCAGGGCTTTGGCGATCGATTCGGCTTGGACCTGGAACCACACGAACTCGGTTTCGGCCAGTCCGGTGACAGGGCCCGGTCCATCCAAGTGCAGGACGTGGATCTGCTTTTCGAACATCTCGATGCCGTGGTCAAAGCTGAGCTCGACTACATCGATACCTTGAGTGACGAGGACCTGGGAGCGGTCATCGACGACAACTGGGATCCGCCAGTGACCAGGAGCGCTCGTTTGGTCAGCGTTTCCGAAGACGCCCTTCAGCACCTAGGGCAGGCCACCTATATCACGGGGATGGACACGTCCGTCTTCCAGTAG
- a CDS encoding Asp23/Gls24 family envelope stress response protein: MMASAHRLESTQSGESGLPEGSESTAQRGSLVIADRVVEKIAAQCASELSGVGGRERGFLGVGGHADLDSRPQVKVELTGSIAVLSVDLGIEYPLPIEETTERVRETLVRTVSDMAGVEVRQVDIRVKYLVPQQGRQERVLL; the protein is encoded by the coding sequence ATGATGGCTAGCGCACATCGGCTGGAATCGACGCAAAGCGGGGAATCGGGACTGCCTGAAGGCTCCGAATCCACCGCCCAGCGCGGCAGCCTCGTTATCGCGGACCGAGTGGTAGAGAAAATCGCCGCGCAATGCGCCTCGGAACTGTCCGGGGTCGGAGGTCGCGAACGAGGTTTCCTCGGCGTGGGAGGCCACGCGGATCTGGATTCCCGCCCGCAGGTCAAGGTCGAGCTCACCGGCTCGATCGCAGTGCTCAGCGTGGACTTGGGTATCGAATATCCGCTTCCCATCGAGGAGACGACCGAGCGAGTCCGTGAGACTCTCGTGCGCACCGTGTCCGACATGGCTGGCGTCGAAGTCCGCCAAGTCGACATCCGAGTCAAGTACCTCGTACCTCAGCAGGGCCGACAAGAAAGGGTATTGCTGTGA
- a CDS encoding DUF6286 domain-containing protein, giving the protein MKSLRRRPSRAIPSAIVLLLALIIGLGFIWAGIQKLSTGQWWPQLSSAADSASSASWNSPWGWVAAIVAAVLGLILLLCAFLPGGFNAAQLKRQQAASGHSRGPVDAVVSNRGLATLASSAASQVDGVSGVKSSATAKRVLVNVTTPLHETTSLEEEVRAAVEERLASADLVRFPKVRVSAQSKDVS; this is encoded by the coding sequence GTGAAGTCACTTCGACGGCGCCCCTCTCGCGCCATACCGTCCGCGATAGTTCTGCTTCTGGCCTTGATCATAGGCCTCGGCTTTATCTGGGCCGGTATTCAGAAACTGTCCACAGGTCAATGGTGGCCCCAGCTGAGCAGTGCGGCCGACTCCGCGTCATCGGCATCATGGAATTCACCGTGGGGGTGGGTGGCGGCAATCGTTGCCGCGGTCCTGGGGCTCATCTTGTTGCTGTGTGCATTCTTGCCGGGCGGTTTCAACGCCGCCCAGCTGAAGAGGCAGCAAGCGGCAAGTGGGCACTCTCGCGGTCCCGTCGATGCGGTCGTCAGCAACCGCGGACTCGCGACTTTGGCATCTTCTGCGGCTTCGCAGGTCGACGGTGTTTCGGGGGTCAAATCCTCCGCAACCGCCAAACGGGTGCTCGTCAACGTGACGACGCCGCTGCACGAGACCACGAGCCTCGAGGAAGAAGTCAGGGCAGCGGTCGAGGAACGACTGGCTTCTGCTGACCTTGTGCGTTTCCCCAAGGTGCGGGTCAGTGCACAGAGCAAGGACGTGTCATGA
- a CDS encoding RNA polymerase sigma factor — MSQGENDSSAQIATLVLRAQDGDVDSFERLVDKYQAPLLRLAFRMLGNRADAEDVAQESLMNAWLKLEYLETPEAFSTWLYRQAVNRCKDILKSPRHGFTVPIDETNDGNPAWTDTNASADPQRQAENQSSMDALSILLQKLPREQRECWVLREQMELSYAEISRTLALPEATVRGRLSRARKTLANEMKEWQ, encoded by the coding sequence ATGAGCCAAGGTGAAAACGACTCTTCCGCGCAAATAGCCACACTCGTTCTTCGTGCTCAAGACGGCGACGTCGATTCTTTTGAACGGCTGGTGGACAAGTATCAGGCTCCGCTGTTGCGCCTGGCGTTCAGAATGCTCGGAAACAGAGCCGACGCCGAAGATGTGGCTCAAGAATCACTCATGAATGCGTGGCTCAAACTTGAGTACTTGGAAACGCCAGAAGCGTTCTCAACGTGGTTGTACCGTCAAGCGGTGAACCGTTGCAAGGACATCCTGAAGTCTCCCCGGCACGGATTCACGGTCCCGATCGACGAAACGAATGACGGCAACCCGGCGTGGACCGATACGAACGCGTCGGCAGATCCTCAAAGACAGGCAGAGAACCAATCCAGCATGGATGCCCTCTCGATCCTGTTGCAGAAACTGCCCCGCGAACAGCGGGAATGCTGGGTGCTTCGGGAGCAGATGGAGCTTTCTTATGCCGAGATCTCTCGAACCCTTGCGCTGCCCGAAGCCACGGTTCGAGGGCGTCTCTCGCGAGCACGCAAGACCTTGGCCAACGAGATGAAGGAATGGCAATGA
- the hutH gene encoding histidine ammonia-lyase — protein MSQNRDNSQDAGQHEVVVGTGPVSFQDVIDVARHDATVRISDEAIEAIEDSSDRIRELADFERPVYGVSTGFGALASRHIPQDMRRQLQRSLIRSHAAGSGPEVEREVIRALMLLRLSTLATGRTGVRPEVAKAYADMLSAGITPVVHEYGSLGCSGDLAPLAHCALAIIGEGPVRTREGELTTSEEALSAAGLKPVELAEKEGLALINGTDGMLGQLVLAISDLDRLMRLADLAAAMSVEGQLGTDRVFQPDLQALRPHPGQAASAANMTSILADSGIVFSHKGEDCTYVQDAYSLRCSPQVAGAARDTIDHARTVATRELASAVDNPVVTLDGRVESNGNFHGAPVAYVLDFLAIAVADTASISERRTDRFLDVARNRGLPPFLADDAGVDSGHMIAQYTQAAIVSELKRLANPASVDSIPSSAMQEDHVSMGWSAARKLRKAIDGLTRVLAVEILTAARGIELRTPEPAPATARVIETIREAGVQGPGPDRFLAPEIESVVRLVSSGDLLDAVQTVTGKLQ, from the coding sequence ATGAGTCAGAATCGAGACAACAGCCAGGACGCCGGGCAACACGAGGTGGTCGTCGGGACGGGCCCGGTCAGTTTCCAAGACGTCATCGACGTAGCTCGGCACGATGCGACAGTTCGCATTTCCGACGAGGCGATCGAGGCCATTGAGGATTCGAGCGACCGAATCCGCGAATTGGCTGATTTCGAACGTCCCGTATATGGCGTATCGACCGGGTTCGGCGCGCTCGCAAGCCGACACATCCCTCAGGACATGCGCCGTCAGCTTCAGAGGAGCCTGATCCGTTCACATGCCGCCGGCTCCGGCCCGGAGGTAGAACGCGAGGTCATTCGAGCTCTCATGCTGTTGCGCCTCTCCACATTGGCCACGGGTCGAACGGGTGTCCGACCGGAGGTCGCCAAGGCCTACGCCGATATGCTCTCGGCCGGGATCACCCCGGTGGTTCACGAATACGGTTCCCTGGGCTGCTCCGGAGACCTGGCGCCTTTGGCCCACTGCGCGCTCGCGATCATCGGTGAAGGTCCGGTCAGGACCCGGGAGGGTGAACTGACGACCTCGGAGGAAGCCCTTTCCGCTGCTGGGCTGAAGCCCGTTGAGCTCGCGGAAAAAGAAGGGCTCGCCCTGATCAATGGCACCGACGGAATGCTGGGCCAGTTGGTTCTCGCGATTTCCGACTTGGACCGTTTGATGCGGTTGGCGGATCTCGCCGCGGCAATGTCGGTCGAGGGCCAGCTCGGAACGGATCGGGTTTTCCAGCCTGATCTCCAGGCCCTCCGGCCGCATCCGGGGCAGGCGGCTTCGGCCGCCAACATGACCTCAATTCTCGCGGATTCCGGAATCGTCTTCAGTCACAAGGGGGAAGACTGCACCTACGTCCAGGACGCGTATTCGCTGAGGTGTTCTCCCCAGGTTGCCGGGGCAGCGAGAGACACCATTGATCACGCCCGCACGGTCGCGACGCGCGAGTTGGCTTCTGCCGTCGACAACCCCGTGGTCACTCTTGACGGTCGTGTGGAGTCCAACGGAAACTTCCACGGCGCCCCCGTTGCCTATGTGCTCGATTTCCTCGCGATCGCTGTCGCGGACACTGCATCCATCTCGGAACGGCGTACCGACCGCTTCTTGGATGTCGCACGCAACCGCGGTTTGCCGCCCTTCCTCGCCGATGACGCCGGCGTCGACTCCGGGCATATGATCGCCCAGTACACTCAGGCAGCCATCGTCTCGGAACTCAAACGACTGGCGAATCCGGCTTCGGTTGATTCGATTCCTTCCTCGGCCATGCAGGAGGACCACGTATCGATGGGCTGGTCCGCGGCACGCAAGCTTCGCAAGGCGATCGATGGATTGACGCGGGTTCTGGCCGTCGAGATCCTCACCGCGGCCCGTGGGATCGAATTGCGGACACCCGAACCGGCTCCGGCAACGGCCCGAGTGATCGAGACGATCCGTGAAGCCGGCGTGCAAGGTCCCGGGCCGGATCGATTCCTTGCCCCGGAAATCGAGTCGGTTGTGCGACTGGTTTCCTCCGGCGACTTGCTGGATGCCGTGCAAACGGTAACCGGGAAGCTTCAGTAG
- a CDS encoding HAMP domain-containing sensor histidine kinase codes for MTGSHASSGPRRSPAFNPGSWRLRTRLIVILMLLLGLACLVIGLVSYGAMNATLTGQLDSQLSEASSRATNFSGAGPDQADGAQQAAPNPLNAPGQAAGTLNARIDDGQFVAGGFLDTGGSAVKLTESDRQTLKNIRPGNASQKVDLSQGDYLVVSELDHSGQVVLTGLPLKGVHRTLSTLVAIMLGVSVAALLLAGLLGSIAVRRTMKPLERVSSVATSVSRLDLESGQLPAASRVAAPDAHQDTEVGAVGHALNRMLDNVGSALTARQKSEDKMRAFIADASHELRTPLAAIRGYSDLLKWTEDFTPEGEKSLGRIDSQSQRMAGLVEDLLLLARLDEGREPERESVDLTELVIENVSDLQVAAPDHEWELKLPEDPVVVQGDPRQLQRVLLNLLSNARKHTDPGTWVATRLGTSADRQEAVLAVTDNGPGIEPEFQEKIFARFARADQARSGEVGTTGLGLAIVKAIVEAHNGGISLTSRPGHTEFEVRLPLLAATE; via the coding sequence ATGACGGGATCCCACGCTTCCAGCGGTCCGCGGAGGTCCCCTGCTTTCAACCCCGGTTCCTGGCGGTTGCGCACCCGGCTCATTGTGATCCTCATGCTTCTCCTGGGTTTGGCCTGTTTGGTCATCGGGCTCGTCAGCTACGGTGCCATGAACGCGACCCTCACCGGCCAACTGGACTCACAATTGTCCGAGGCCTCGAGCCGCGCGACCAATTTCTCCGGGGCGGGCCCTGATCAGGCGGACGGGGCGCAGCAAGCAGCGCCGAATCCGCTCAACGCGCCCGGCCAGGCGGCGGGCACCCTGAATGCGCGGATCGACGATGGACAATTCGTCGCCGGGGGCTTTCTGGATACGGGTGGATCAGCCGTGAAGCTCACGGAGTCGGACCGGCAGACCTTGAAGAATATCCGGCCGGGGAACGCGTCACAAAAGGTCGATCTTTCCCAGGGCGACTACTTGGTGGTCTCGGAACTGGACCATTCGGGTCAGGTCGTTCTGACCGGCCTGCCCCTCAAAGGGGTCCACCGGACCCTGAGCACGTTGGTAGCCATCATGTTGGGGGTATCCGTCGCCGCTCTGCTCCTCGCGGGTCTGCTCGGGTCCATCGCTGTCCGCCGAACCATGAAGCCCCTCGAACGGGTATCTTCGGTGGCTACGAGTGTCTCGCGGCTTGATCTGGAATCCGGGCAGTTGCCCGCCGCGAGCCGGGTGGCCGCACCGGATGCACATCAGGACACGGAGGTGGGCGCCGTCGGACATGCCTTGAACCGGATGCTCGATAACGTGGGGTCGGCGCTGACGGCCCGCCAGAAGTCCGAGGACAAGATGCGGGCGTTCATTGCGGACGCGTCCCACGAACTGAGGACCCCGCTCGCAGCGATCCGTGGTTATTCCGATCTCCTCAAATGGACTGAGGACTTCACGCCGGAAGGTGAGAAGTCCTTGGGGCGTATCGACTCTCAATCCCAGCGGATGGCCGGATTGGTCGAGGACCTCTTGCTTCTGGCCCGTCTCGACGAGGGCCGGGAGCCGGAACGGGAAAGTGTAGATCTCACGGAACTCGTCATCGAAAACGTTTCCGATCTCCAGGTTGCGGCCCCTGACCACGAATGGGAGCTGAAACTTCCGGAGGATCCCGTGGTAGTACAAGGCGACCCCCGGCAGCTTCAGCGGGTTCTGCTCAACCTTCTCTCCAACGCCCGGAAGCATACCGATCCCGGGACATGGGTCGCCACGCGGCTCGGTACATCGGCGGATCGGCAGGAGGCGGTATTGGCCGTGACCGACAACGGCCCGGGAATCGAACCCGAATTTCAGGAAAAGATTTTCGCCCGCTTCGCACGCGCCGACCAGGCCCGCTCAGGTGAAGTCGGCACGACCGGCTTGGGCCTGGCCATCGTCAAAGCGATCGTCGAAGCCCACAACGGCGGCATTTCACTGACTTCCCGGCCCGGTCACACCGAGTTCGAGGTGAGGTTACCGTTGCTCGCGGCCACCGAGTGA
- the amaP gene encoding alkaline shock response membrane anchor protein AmaP: MKKTAGSTNRTWLAIIGFILLAAGVLWAVTAGGLLAGAGEQWESSSRPLQNASTVLDAPWLASALIVVGVILMLFGLWWLIRQIPRSGGSSTFRFQKDPKRGFTLVEPKVITAAVAEHIEDLTYVTDAKAGLKGQRTNAELVLDVTVNERADLKEVTREIREEVLPSVARVLGNPLGSVGVVYTVSRQSRSKRQVTLQ, translated from the coding sequence ATGAAGAAAACCGCTGGATCTACCAACCGGACGTGGCTCGCGATCATAGGATTTATCCTTCTCGCGGCCGGGGTCCTCTGGGCTGTTACGGCCGGAGGCCTGCTGGCCGGAGCGGGAGAGCAATGGGAGTCATCAAGCCGCCCCTTGCAGAACGCTTCGACCGTCCTCGACGCCCCATGGCTGGCATCGGCGCTGATCGTGGTCGGTGTGATCCTGATGCTCTTCGGTCTCTGGTGGCTCATCCGTCAGATACCGCGGAGTGGGGGATCGTCGACTTTCCGTTTCCAGAAGGATCCCAAGCGTGGGTTCACGCTTGTGGAGCCCAAGGTCATCACCGCGGCCGTAGCCGAGCACATCGAAGATCTCACGTACGTCACGGACGCCAAGGCAGGCCTCAAGGGCCAACGAACCAATGCCGAACTCGTCCTGGACGTTACCGTGAACGAGCGTGCTGACCTCAAGGAAGTCACGAGGGAGATCCGAGAAGAGGTTCTTCCTTCAGTGGCCCGAGTGTTGGGCAATCCCCTGGGAAGCGTGGGAGTCGTGTACACGGTTTCGCGGCAGTCCCGCTCCAAGCGACAGGTCACGCTGCAGTAA
- a CDS encoding Asp23/Gls24 family envelope stress response protein, with protein MATENNVKNAQQGSDAERNSPLQTPQGNTTINDTVVQKLAGISAREVPGVYSMGNAARRAFDSISERIPGSQTNVSGGVSVEKGEKQAAIDLSIVIEYGSSVVEIANGIRRNVIRTVEQATGLQVIEVNIDVTDVHLPNEENDEDDNSNDRELQ; from the coding sequence ATGGCTACTGAGAACAACGTCAAGAACGCACAGCAGGGCAGTGACGCCGAGCGCAACAGCCCTCTCCAGACACCACAGGGCAACACCACCATCAACGACACCGTCGTGCAGAAGCTTGCCGGTATCTCCGCACGTGAGGTTCCTGGCGTGTACTCGATGGGCAATGCAGCCCGCCGTGCTTTCGACTCCATTTCCGAGCGCATCCCGGGTTCGCAGACCAACGTCTCCGGTGGCGTGTCCGTTGAGAAGGGCGAGAAGCAAGCAGCTATCGACCTGAGCATCGTCATCGAATACGGAAGCTCCGTGGTCGAGATCGCCAATGGCATTCGCCGCAACGTGATCCGCACCGTTGAGCAGGCCACCGGCCTGCAGGTCATCGAGGTCAACATCGATGTCACTGACGTCCACCTCCCGAATGAGGAGAACGACGAGGACGATAACTCGAACGACCGCGAACTCCAGTAA
- the argE gene encoding acetylornithine deacetylase — protein MGDIKQSTELHTQVKNSADLPSSYELIDRLLRFPTMSETSNLELIEFIESQFQRHGIATHRTYSDDGQRANLFATVPTENGETSGGVLLSGHTDVVPVEGQPWDTDPFTPTIKDGKIYARGGADMKSFIGVALWLLPQVIEAKLAEPIHFAFTYDEELGCLGAPRMIEEFGQRGVKPRYAIVGEPTLMNIVVAHKAPQRGRLTFRGVPKHSSLAPFGINAVRYAGEFIHFFNGLVDDLRDNGPRVEGFNITYTTGGVNFAQGGSAYNIVADQCVLEYDFRIVPGTEPEELAERIRIFLSEEIEPALKDEVARVRSLDGADEKALGKVGVDFEVLARVPALNTSTDAPIVKFAEELGAVLDGGGESTHVSYGTEGGQYYEAGIPAIVCGPGSISQAHTENEWVELSQIEACERFMIEILNKSKA, from the coding sequence ATGGGCGATATCAAGCAATCCACGGAACTGCACACGCAGGTCAAGAATTCGGCCGACCTTCCTTCTTCGTACGAGTTGATCGACCGCCTCCTCCGGTTCCCGACGATGAGCGAAACCTCGAACCTGGAGTTGATCGAGTTCATCGAGTCCCAATTCCAGCGCCATGGGATCGCCACACATCGCACTTACTCCGATGACGGGCAGCGAGCCAACCTTTTCGCGACGGTCCCGACCGAGAACGGCGAGACGAGCGGCGGAGTCCTCCTATCGGGCCACACCGACGTCGTGCCCGTAGAGGGGCAGCCGTGGGACACGGATCCCTTCACACCGACGATCAAGGACGGCAAGATCTATGCTCGCGGTGGTGCGGACATGAAGTCGTTCATCGGGGTCGCATTGTGGCTCCTGCCCCAGGTCATCGAGGCCAAACTTGCCGAACCGATCCATTTCGCCTTCACCTACGACGAAGAACTCGGCTGCTTGGGCGCCCCTCGAATGATTGAGGAATTCGGTCAACGGGGCGTCAAGCCGCGGTACGCGATCGTGGGCGAACCGACATTGATGAACATCGTCGTCGCCCACAAGGCTCCGCAACGCGGCCGCTTGACCTTCCGCGGAGTGCCCAAGCACTCTTCTCTCGCTCCTTTTGGAATCAACGCCGTCCGCTACGCGGGCGAGTTCATTCACTTCTTCAACGGACTGGTTGACGACCTCCGCGACAACGGGCCCAGGGTCGAGGGTTTCAACATCACGTACACCACCGGCGGCGTCAACTTCGCCCAAGGTGGTTCGGCCTACAACATCGTGGCCGACCAGTGCGTTCTTGAATACGACTTCCGGATTGTCCCCGGAACCGAGCCCGAGGAACTCGCCGAGAGGATCCGCATATTCCTCAGCGAAGAAATCGAACCGGCACTCAAGGACGAGGTGGCCAGGGTTCGGTCCCTCGATGGCGCGGATGAGAAGGCCCTCGGCAAGGTAGGGGTCGACTTCGAGGTTCTGGCACGAGTCCCGGCCCTCAACACATCCACGGACGCACCCATCGTGAAGTTTGCGGAAGAGCTCGGGGCAGTGCTCGACGGCGGCGGCGAGTCGACACACGTCTCCTACGGGACCGAGGGCGGACAGTACTACGAAGCCGGCATACCGGCCATTGTGTGCGGTCCGGGTTCTATTTCTCAGGCTCATACTGAGAATGAATGGGTTGAACTGTCCCAAATCGAAGCATGTGAACGATTTATGATAGAAATTCTGAACAAATCCAAGGCGTAA